A DNA window from Porphyromonas gingivalis ATCC 33277 contains the following coding sequences:
- a CDS encoding aminoacyl-histidine dipeptidase, producing the protein MNITDLKPTKVWKFFHEITQVPRPSKKEEKILAYLVKFAEDRNLKYRTDEVGNLVIEKPATPGYEHLETVILQSHMDMVCEKNADKVHDFENDPIRTIIDGEWLHADGTTLGADNGIGCAAELAILDSDDIEHGPIECLFTMDEETGMTGAMNLKPGFFNGKILLNLDSEDEGELFIGCAGGMGTMAEFAYEKREATDDYLYFEVKVSGLKGGHSGGEIHIGLGNANKILTRYLYALEHELDWKLCSFQGGNLHNAIPREAHAVIGLKADQKERARVILNELAAAVEDELKRVDPGVKLEMKSVGKPAYRIDCDTKRRLVRALYACPHGVYGMSHDIEGLVETSSNLASVKMKEDDKIYVETSQRSSTSSLISDIANTVASVFELAGAKISFRDPYPGWKPNPDSPILKAASESYERIFGRKPAIKAIHAGLECGLFLDKYPYLDMVSFGPTLRDVHSPVEKIEIKTVQLWWDHLVDMLKHIPAAK; encoded by the coding sequence ATGAACATTACAGATCTCAAACCCACAAAAGTGTGGAAGTTTTTCCACGAAATCACTCAAGTGCCACGTCCTTCCAAGAAAGAAGAGAAGATCCTGGCTTACCTTGTGAAATTTGCAGAAGATCGCAACCTCAAATATCGTACAGACGAGGTAGGCAATCTCGTAATAGAGAAACCGGCAACACCCGGATACGAACACCTCGAAACGGTCATCCTTCAGAGCCATATGGATATGGTATGCGAGAAGAATGCCGATAAGGTTCATGACTTCGAGAACGACCCTATCCGTACCATCATCGATGGTGAATGGTTGCATGCCGATGGTACTACACTCGGTGCCGACAACGGTATCGGTTGTGCTGCCGAATTGGCTATTCTGGATTCTGACGACATAGAACACGGCCCGATCGAATGCCTCTTCACGATGGACGAAGAGACGGGTATGACCGGTGCGATGAACCTAAAGCCCGGATTTTTCAATGGAAAGATCCTGCTCAACCTCGACAGCGAAGATGAAGGAGAGCTCTTCATCGGGTGCGCCGGAGGTATGGGAACCATGGCCGAATTTGCCTACGAAAAGCGCGAAGCGACAGACGACTATCTCTATTTCGAGGTAAAGGTCAGCGGTCTCAAAGGCGGTCACTCCGGAGGAGAGATTCACATCGGTCTCGGCAATGCCAACAAGATCCTGACTCGCTATCTCTATGCTCTTGAGCACGAATTGGATTGGAAGCTCTGCTCTTTCCAGGGAGGAAACCTGCACAATGCCATTCCGCGCGAAGCTCATGCCGTTATCGGTCTGAAGGCTGATCAGAAAGAGCGTGCACGAGTTATCTTGAACGAACTCGCTGCTGCAGTGGAGGACGAACTCAAGCGTGTAGATCCGGGTGTGAAGCTCGAAATGAAATCGGTAGGAAAGCCTGCATATCGTATCGATTGTGACACGAAGCGTCGTCTTGTTCGCGCCCTGTATGCTTGCCCTCACGGCGTCTACGGTATGAGCCATGACATCGAAGGTTTGGTGGAAACGTCTTCAAACTTGGCTTCCGTGAAGATGAAAGAAGATGATAAGATCTACGTGGAGACCAGCCAAAGAAGCTCGACATCGTCTCTTATCAGCGATATAGCCAATACAGTGGCATCCGTATTCGAGCTTGCCGGTGCTAAAATCAGCTTCCGCGATCCGTACCCCGGATGGAAACCCAATCCCGATTCGCCGATTTTGAAAGCGGCATCCGAGTCGTATGAGCGCATTTTCGGTCGTAAACCTGCTATAAAAGCAATCCACGCAGGTTTGGAGTGTGGGCTCTTCCTGGATAAATACCCCTATCTCGATATGGTTTCATTCGGCCCTACCCTCCGAGATGTGCACTCTCCCGTAGAGAAGATCGAAATCAAGACGGTTCAGCTTTGGTGGGATCACTTGGTAGATATGCTGAAGCATATCCCCGCAGCCAAATAA